A single genomic interval of Trachemys scripta elegans isolate TJP31775 chromosome 3, CAS_Tse_1.0, whole genome shotgun sequence harbors:
- the LOC117874081 gene encoding butyrophilin subfamily 1 member A1-like, whose amino-acid sequence MVCESAGWYPEPQVQWRDLSGQHLPSLTEKITQHDNGLYAAQISIIVTKTSSQDLSCSVRNPHLNSGKESMVYIADPFFLRGYPFKVAMYIFLVVVGLLTFTASYFFRKQHKAKAAHVAERGKLVADLENLQDKLGTLEAELRWRKTQVYGEVKITLDPDTAHPGLKLSEDQKTVTWESKHQDLPDNPERFDEVFCVLGSEGFTSGKIYWEVEEMGRIWAIGVARESVRRKGQIKFTPEEGIWGIEQSRGHYSDLTTPQDPLPLRQTPKKVRIYVHYKKGQVAFFNPDNGDLIANLTASFNGEKIFPFFWVCSHLTLTS is encoded by the exons ATGGTGTGTGAATCTGCTGGATGGTACCCAGAGCCCCAGGTGCAATGGAGAGACCTCAGCGGGCAGCACTTACCATCCCTGACAGAAAAAATAACTCAACATGATAACGGCCTGTATGCAGCACAAATTTCCATTATTGTAACAAAAACTTCCAGCCAGGATCTGTCCTGCTCTGTCAGGAACCCCCACCTCAACTCAGGGAAAGAGTCTATGGTCTACATTGCAG ATCCATTCTTCCTGAGGGGCTACCCCTTTAAGGTGGCTATGTACATATTCCTGGTTGTTGTGGGTTTGCTCACTTTCACAGCAAGCTACTTCTTCCGGAAACAACACAAGGCAAAAG CGGCGCATGTTGCAGAGAGAG GGAAACTCGTTGCTGACCTTG aAAACCTCCAGGATAAGCTTG gaACGCTCGAGGCTGAGCTTA GATGGAGAAAAACTCAAGTATATGGAG AAGTGAAGAtaactctggatccagacacagCTCATCCTGGGCTCAAGCTGTCTGAGGACCAGAAGACTGTGACATGGGAATCCAAACATCAGGATCTGCCTGACAATCCCGAGAGATTTGATGAAGTTTTCTGTGTGCTGGGTTCTGAGGGATTCACTTCAGGGAAAATTTACTGGGAAGTGGAGGAGATGGGGAGAATCTGGGCCATAGGGGTCGCCAGAGAGTCTGTGAGGAGGAAGGGACAAATCAAATTTACCCCCGAGGAGGGGATCTGGGGGATAGAACAGTCCAGGGGTCACTACTCAGATCTCACCACCCCTCAGGACCCCCTGCCACTGCGTCAGACACCCAAGAAGGTACGGATCTATGTACACTATAAAAAGGGGCAAGTGGCATTTTTCAACCCAGATAATGGTGATCTGATCGCCAATCTCACAGCTTCTTTCAATGGGGAGAAAATATTCCCCTTTTTCTGGGTCTGTTCCCACCTCACACTAACCAGCTGA